The Dasypus novemcinctus isolate mDasNov1 chromosome 2, mDasNov1.1.hap2, whole genome shotgun sequence genome includes a region encoding these proteins:
- the LOC131275358 gene encoding putative olfactory receptor 2W6, protein MGNGTIILVSYLDPHLHTPMYFFLTHLSFIGLIHVTCISPQMLVNLRDPDKSISFIGCVVQLLITLGLGGTECVLLAMMAYDRYVATCQPLHYLILMPPQLCWTLASISWLIGFSNSLVHAPITMTLPRCGHNQINHFYCETPPVIQLACVDTTNYKEIMMLSSIFLVFPLSLIVVSYGCIVYSVLRIKTPGGRQKAFGTCGSHLIVVSIFYNTIIYVYVTPKAKLSHDVTKFVALLYNLIPALINPIIYTLRNRDVKEAIRKLVMKTLGFS, encoded by the coding sequence ATGGGCAATGGGACCATTATCCTGGTCTCCTACCTGGAcccccatctccacacacccatgtatttcttcctcactCATCTCTCTTTTATTGGCCTCATCCATGTGACCTGCATTAGCCCTCAGATGTTAGTCAATCTCAGGGATCCAGACAAATCTATAAGTTTCATTGGGTGTGTGGTCCAGCTTCTCATCACCCTGGGCCTGGGGGGCACGGAGTGTGTCCTTCTGGCCATGATGGCCTATGATCGCTATGTTGCTACCTGCCAGCCTTTGCATTATCTCATCCTCATGCCACCACAGCTGTGCTGGACACTGGCCAGCATATCCTGGTTAATTGGCTTTAGCAACTCATTAGTCCATGCCCCTATCACAATGACCCTTCCCCGATGTGGCCACAACCAGATAAATCATTTCTACTGTGAGACACCCCCAGTAATACAGCTGGCCTGTGTGGACACCACAAATTACAAGGAGATTATGATGCTAAGTAGCATCTTCCTTGTCTTTCCTCTCTCACTGATCGTGGTCTCTTATGGGTGTATTGTCTATAGTGTGTTGAGGATAAAGACACCTGGAGGGAGACAGAAGGCCTTTGGGACCTGTGGCTCCCATCTCATAGTGGTGTCCATTTTCTACAATACTATCATTTATGTGTACGTGACTCCTAAGGCAAAGCTCTCTCATGATGTGACCAAGTTTGTGGCACTGCTCTATAATCTGATTCCAGCTTTGATCAACCCCATCATCTACACTTTGAGAAACAGAGATGTCAAGGAAGCAATAAGGAAGCTGGTGATGAAGACTCTAGGCTTTTCCTAG